In Plectropomus leopardus isolate mb chromosome 17, YSFRI_Pleo_2.0, whole genome shotgun sequence, the DNA window GTGTCTCACCGAGGCTCTGTCCTGAGGCGTCTCTGCTCGGAGACCAAGTGGCAAACTTCACACCTTCACAGAGTTTGTTGACATTGTGATGAGGTTCATCCTGGCTGTTCGTATAAAGAGCCTTGAGCTTGTTCTGGGCGTATATTTTGTCCTgttatatacacaaacacaaacacaaacacacacataaacacacacacacacacacgtcagtaTAAAATCACAgattgtgttttagttttacagttGTTCTTTTCATATAAATAATGGGATGATATGATGATGATATGTTTGAATTTTACGCTTTATTGCATTCTCCACTTAAAGTACGTGATAAATCATACGTATCATTTTATGCAGCTGGCTTAATCAGGTTATCCTTATCATGTTGTATTAATATGCCtcagtcttaaaaaaataaatggaagaagtgtgttgatatttttaagtgtttcgTTTATATTCATGCATTAATTTcactaaatacaaaatgaaaaatatttttcaagcaTGAATACAAAAGATTCTTTACCGATGCATCTTGCAATACAACCTAGGACTGGCACGATATGAGATTTTCACTACACGATTATCATAGTTAAAAgagttaatatatatatttactaatGGTATCAGtaaaattaatctttaaatgtgttaatggagtgtttttctatttttttgcaaaggaaTTACACTCAATATATGAGtggagggaggtggagagagtCTGATAATTACAAAATCCTAAATTAAAAGATTTCAGTACCATTCGAGCAATCTTCAACTCCTCTCTGAGAGAACGAGCTTCCTGTCTGAGAAACTGCATTTCTGCCTCCCTCGCCCGCAGAATCACCTGTaacataaagtttattttaaaaaaatacatgttatgtTTCTTCAGTtatttatgtgttgtgtgtgttacagGAGTAAAGGAGACTGAATTATGTGTGCTAACATTTACTATATACCTCACAAAATCATTATTCCAACTTTTCCTTCTAGCACTTTGTATACATATTAacattaaatctaaaatgtgattattcataaaaataaatacagaaaagttAAAGACAGAACAGTAACTCAAGCTaccggtcatttttttctgaaaacacaaatattgtcttgaggttttattttgtgtgacgAGTATAAAGGTTAAACTGTTGTCCAGACACTCACCTCCATCTCATAGAAGTCGTTTACTTGAGGAACATGTGACTGTTTCCCATTCAGCGAGAAATGTGGCTGAGACatttcatctgtctctctcttaaAAGGACGACGGGGGACAGCAGGAGAAGATATATTATACGAATGTTTTTAGAATTacacagtcattttttattatatcagcatgtcaatattttatttgaaaacaaatgGAAGAATATTCGGCTGcttttgtgaaaagaaaatgtttatacCTGTTTCTTTTTGAGCTCctggttttctttttggtaCTGCATCAACGACTGTCTCTCGTCATGCAGCTCCTGGCTCAGCTGAGAGTTTTCCAGGCATTTCTGAGTGTGCTGCAGTGACAACACCTCGAGCTCCTTATGCATCAACTGGAGCTCCTTCCTGCAGCGGCAAAGCAGAGTGTACAGTGAGCAGAATTTCAAGATAGAGATTAAGTGAAAATACTATTAATAGCAAgttaatcttttgaaacctagcgcgacatcacttttcttgtgctttcagATGATGACAAGTCCTCACAAATctttgaaccctaagcaaattggtgcattttaaaaaaaaaacatgggggaaaatgcaatgaataatttagtaataaaatgtttcatgacttgcaagaaataggcaagcattcagaaaactatttttaaaaagctaggggaaaaaaggagaaaaaaaactagtgattttttttataattaacataattaaaaatgtaaattatctTACTGAATTATcatagatttaattttttttttttccagctcactgcctttttaaaactttctttgttttttgtcttttctttttaattttacggtaattttcttgtactttttgccaattttttgctatttttttgggtcatttcttctttcattgcttgccttcttcctgtgtttgtgaaagaaagtGTACCAATTTGCCCatgtttcaagggtttaaaagttaatttaatgCTATATTGAGtaactgtagaaacatggcttattggttatttcttcttcatggaaaactgacaaacaaaacTACAAGAGGCTCAGCCGGAAGAGCAATGGGAAAAATTGCCATTGAGGAAAATACTGTTTGTGTATTTCCAGATTGGTATTGATCTTTCGGTAAAAAACTGTGagcactgttattattattaaaacatgtcCTAATAAGTTGCACAACAATTTAAATGCTTCTGACCAGTCtgtgtaaaataagaaattttgTGCAGTTAAAGGACTAGTGGTCACTCACTCATATTCGATTTGCAGTTGTGTGATGTCAGCGCTCTCCTTCATACGCTGACACTGTCGGGTTTTCTCCAGCTCCTGTTTATGGGCTCTCCTCATCGCTACAATGGCTGTAGGAAGATATGACGACTATCAATCTAAACACTGTTACAACTTCTGTAAAGTTCCCATCAcaaaaaagtaactaaaaagACCTAATAGGCCTACAgcgcttttattttggaggatTTCTTGCGTAAAGGTGTTTACCTGCCATTGTGGCAGCTGTCTCTTCCTGCAGCAGCTTATCTTTTTCCTTCAGCAGTGCTGCCACCTCCgtctgatgctgctgctgtaagtCACCAATCTGCTGCCTGTGCATTTCCTCCATAGCAGTAAGACTTTGATCACAGGATGCctgtattgacattttgaaaagtcttcctgattaaaaaatgataattacttacttaaccccttgaaacatgagcaaactggcttgatttctttcacaaacacaggaagagggtgatgagcaacttcataaaaaagggtccagaaattagcaacaaattagtaaaaagttacaagaaaattacctgaaaataagcaaaaggaaaaaaaagacaattaaatataagaaaagtttaaaaattaataatagaatttttataaagtcattttttaactaGAAGAATTATAAAGATAGTTTACTGTTCATTTTCTTCCATCaccttttaaaaatttttttggcagtttgtgggacattttctgCTAAGTTGctgattatgttttttcctcccatgttttcaaaaaaatcaaaccaattttctcagatttcagaggtttaaatgcatctCCTGGTTAGATTTCCTAAAGTGTTGTTCAGGAGCTTTTTACCAGGACCCTTATTacctgcagaggtctcttctcaaaaaaacaaaaacaaaacaacaacccagATCCAATTatttaaactgctaaaaacactaaataaataattttcacattaaaaatctgtgtttttctgacactgcttGGCTCGTTGCAGAGGGGATGCTCACTACAAccaatgtgaaaaaacaaagggccttatctaaagccagtgttaagtttgtctgttctgggcttctgtagaaacataaTGCAACAtggaggacccgctccctatgtagaaataaacagctcattctttggtaacaaaaacacaacaacatcttatttttgggtcatgatACACTAGTGAAAACATACTTAtcatattttgttacatttctgccaatatatccccccctatccccctaaatcctacacactaaaGATTTAAAGAGACAGAGCATCTGATAAAGAAATTAGTTCTTTGTTTACATACCTCAAGTTTTTCTAGATCTTTCTCGTAAGCTTCTCTCATGGCTGCTGCACCATCTTCCACCATTGGTTTTCTCTCCATTGCAGTCTGGTCTGGTGTGGAAGAGGTACTTTCAGGGAGAGCAGGTGCCTCTGTGCaggttttggtctgtttttctttgggtGACTTAGTGTAGTAACCATGCAAGTGTTTCATCTCCTCTTCATGTATCTGTTGTAGTTCCCTTATCTTCTCCTGAAACTCAGTTTCCAGTGTTTTCATCCGCTCTTCGTGATAGTCTTCGATTTTCCGCATGTCTTCCAGGAGTCTCTGGTTCCCGGTCTCAACAGATGTTATCTTTTGCTCCGCATGCTGCAGTTCTTCTCTTAAAACACTGTTGTCCTCCTGAAGCTGACACAAGGTCTGATTAAAAGCCTCTTGCTCATCCTTTAATGTGATATCCTGCTCTTCGCACAAAGCTTGCAGTTTGTCCTTTAACacctcactctgctgctgctctaaaTCAGAGTGCAGCCTGTCTGACAGATAAATGAACTTTGCCTGCTCCTGCATCCAGTTCAAATCAGCTGCAGAAGCATTTTCCCAGTTATCCTCCACATTACACTCAGAAATCTCCTGGCAGAGTTGGCGAAGGAATTTAGCCCTTCTTTGCAGCCTGGATATAAGTCTCTCTAACCACTGTGGTTGTTTCTCTGCCTCAACCTTTAGGGCCTCAGACTGCTCCTTTTCACCTGGTTTTGCAGCTCCCTCTGAACTTCTACCCTGTCCTACCTGCTCCTTATAAGGAGCCAACTCAGGGGGGTTGATATCTGCCAGACTCTTCCTTTTATCCTCCTCGTCTTGATCATTTGCTTGAGTCACACTCTCATATTGCTGCTGAAATTTTAAGGCTGCGTATATGAGCTCAGCTTCAGCACAAACTCTGCTGATGGCCCTCTCTAAAGGCCCGTTGTTGTCACTGTCTGCTCTCCCagaatgagtcattttttccatttttaacgCTATTCTTTGGGAGATTATGTTTTTATACCTGTGCACTAAACCCCCCTCATTCTCTCTTGGTGTCAAGAAAAGTTGCCCATGTTGACTCCTTAGAACAGACACCATTTTTTCTACCACAAACACCTCCCTCATTAAACACGACCCAACACTTTCCATGTCAACGTCTGAGGGTGAAGTGTTAATGACTTTCATTTTAGCACTAATGTCGCTCTCAGCTCCAGCTAAAGCCTCATCATTGAGGATCTTGTCCTCTCCTTTGCTGGCATTGTGTGACTCATACTGCTGTTTCTCTGCATCTTTCTCTCCTTGCTGAAGGCACGCAGCAACGGTGGCTAGTTGCCTCTCAAAGTCTGTAATATCAATGGGAGTGGTTTGGAGCCTCTCTCTGCAGGCTTGTATGATATTCAGTGCGACCTGAAACCTCCCGACCAGCATCCTACAGCGGTTTTCTGTCTCCTGGGCAAAGCGCTGGCTCTGCTTGGCCTGACTGTGGAGCAGCAGACTGAGGTGCTGAGCAGTGGCTCGGCTCCGGGTGAGCTGGGAGCAGAGGTGGGGGTCCTGGCAGCTGATGTGACTGTGGTGCTCCTCCAGTCTTTGCATGATATCCCGTAGCTTCTCCTCTGTTGCATAAAGCTTGGTTTCAAGCGTATGGATCACAGTTATAAACCTTTCACGGTCGTCTCCTGCATGTTCAGCTGCATTTGAGCTGTTGGACAACTGGTCTGGTGTCTTTGGCTTGCTGTTTTTAACACTGAGAAGATCACTTGACTGTCTCTCATTTTGGTGAGCAGGCTCATCCTTCAGCTGCGAAGAGGCACAGGTGCAACTTTTTAATACACTGTTCAGCTTCACTTCAGTCTCCTCCAGGCTGTTCCCTAAGACTTCCATCTTCAGCAAAACTTCACTTAGCTCTTGCTCCTTCCTGTCCAGGAGTCTCTCATAGCCTTCTCGCATGTCCTCTGTTTCAGTCTCCTTTTGCTGCACCTTCCCTAAGGCCAGCTGCAGTTCCTCACTAACTCTCTCGTATGAGTGCTCAAGATTGTAGTAGTGCGTCTCATCTGTTTTCAAACGGCTTTGCAGCCTGCTCACCTCCCCATCTGCCTCAAATAACTGGTTCTGCAGCTCCTGACAGCGACGGTTGAGCTGCTCTCTTTCCTCTTGAAGTGTCTGCACAGCAGATACTGTGCGAGCCAGCTCCTCTTGAAGCTGTCGCTGAGCTTCCTCAATGTCCCTGGTCCAGATCTGAGTTTTATTCAGGCTCTCTACCTGCTTTTCAGCCTGATCCAGTCTCTCCTGAAGGTCTTGTGAGTGTCGCTCTGCCTGTGCCAGGCTGGCGGCCAAGCTCCTCCGCTCTCTGTCCTGACTCTCTTGAAGGAGCGTGAGGTGCTTCTGCAGGCGAGCCTCTTTTTGAGCCTGAGCTTCCTCATTAGCATGAAGTTGAGTTGTCACCTCTTGGAGGTGTTTGTGCAAGCGTTCGGCCTCCTGCTGGAGACTGTGGTAAcgctgcagctcctgctgcagctctgtgaagCGCGACAcagcctccctcctctcctcctcgctGGCACTCAGCTGGGACTTCAGGAGGGCCACGCTATGCTCCCACTCCATCTGCTTCTCATGAAACCGCCGCCGATCCTGCTCTAGATGGGCTTGTGCAAGTGCTGTGGCATCACCCGTGACCAGTAACTGAGCTTGCTGAGCCAAGAGATCGACTCTTCGGCGTAGTTCAACTTCCCTGGCTTCCTCCTGTTTCCTCTTTTGAGCCTCCAGCTCTAAGTGAAGGTCTTTGTTTAtcttctgcagctgctgtatAGCCAACGATTGCTGCGGAGACGAGTCATAGAGAAGATCCTTCTATGGGAAAACAGCAAGctttaaaaacccaaaaatgtacTTCATGCTTATATTTTGATGATGAATATGAATAGAATTAAGAATagaattaacattatttttctgcGTTACTACATTAATTACAGTGTGCATGTGACTTGTTTTTTGCAGGGCATGAGTGTATTGCCTTAAAACTAACTTAAAAtagtgaatatttaaatgttttggtttcTTCTGTTCTATACCTGTGGATGAACTGCTTCCCATGAATGACTCTCTCTTTCTTGTTGCAGCTCTTCCTGCAAACTCTTATTTAACTGCTGGAGTCGAGATAATTCCTTCTGTGTTTGTTCTAGctgcagacaaataaaaagaccaaacaGTAAGAGACAGGTATTTGTTTTCAAGTGAACATGCTTTAAACAACTGTTTTAATTGCACACACAATCTTCAAGATAAACTCACCTCTTTGACAAGTTGTCCAGTTTGCTGCTCACAGGGcggtttttctgtctctttcatgCACTCACGGATGATGTTGATTGATGCCTGTTGCTCCTCATTCTGAGATGTAGTTTTACTTTGTTCAGTTTCACTCTGTGTATTTGAATGTTCATCAAAACACCCAGCATTCAACGGCATTGTTGTAGAAGCAGAGCTGTCGCTTCCAGCTCCTTCAACGTATGATGATGCATCTGTCACACCTGGTGCATAAAAggttaaatacagaaattaatttattacaatgGGATATGAAATGTAACAATTTGTAAACATGTATGACTATGTTTGATTATTTATGGTACATGATTGCAAACTACTTATAAAGCAGCGccattaatattaattattgaAATGAGAAGCAGTTTATAttcataaatacagttttctttgtatttcattAAGCCatggttcccacacattttcatggacagcatttcaaaacttttccatgacttttcaaggacccataataaaaatgttttctgcaccatatcagattcaaactctatttaaaCAGAATGTCAGCTAGCTGACATACATAAAGGGAGTGAGGGAATGccaggagaaaataaataaatgtacgtgatggtaaacaaaatgtattgCATTGACATATGGACTATTTGAGCGTATTTGCGTTACTTTGGGCATTGTTTTGcttctctctgtggttgttttgcaggtttttgggGTTATCCCTACGGTTACTATAAAAATTTCATTATGtgcaacaaaatttcatgagttttccaaaacattcaatgATTTCTAGtaattccatgtcttttttagGCCCTTAAAATGTGATTgttaaattccatgacttttccaggtatttcatgaccatgggaaGCGTGTTCAGCACTATATCAATAACTGAATAGGGTGGTGAAATAATATATGTCTTATACAGTGAGTATCTACATCAAATTTTAGTTTGCACCATTAATCTTAAAGAGCTATACAATTTGTACAATACAATACGTCTCAATTTGTTGAACGACTCACCAGTTTGTGTGGTTGCAACAAGCGGCGTGCGCTGAACACCAGACACACCTTCACCCTCGTCCACCTGCTGGGGAGGATTAATGAGAGACGGAGCAGAGGAGGTGGAAGGTGAGACGGAGGAGGACAGAAGATAGGAGGAGATCGCAGACGATGCAGAGCTTCCATCAGCACGACTCCGCTCTGTCACCGGCTGCAGTTTGAGTTCCTGCTCtttctgtgtttcctctgcACACTTGCTGGTTTTGTGCACTTGCAAAAAGCTATTTGAGCGTTCAGCTGTCTCCAAACCTTCTGTCGACTCTGGATGCTGTGATTTCTGCTGAGTCTTTTGCTCTGACAGGGAGCTGTGAGTAATGACAGAAACGTATTTATTCATGTATACTAAATCCACCAGCCATTATGTAGCTTGTGGTGAGTAAAGGTACTTCATGATATAAACTACTAACTGACACCAATTATACAGCActttaaacaattttatttactttgtgaTGTCAGGTGGGATACTGGGTCTCACATTCTTCAACACTGCTTGGACCCAGTTACGTTTCATCCCAGAGGTCATCGCACAGAGTGTGTACACGCCATCTTTGGTCTGTGGAAACAGAGACATTATTAATGGCACACCTTAAAGTGAAAATTGGTGGATGTGTCGGCTTTAAAAAACGATTCCcagttgtttttatgtattatgtattaaCATCTTGTAACAGTTTGTCTAAAATGTGGGATTACCTTAATCTACTCTCAATATTGGGTAATATCAAAGGAGCATGACTTATGCTACCCATCGCTGTTAACATCCATAGGGAATTCtcttaaaaggacagttcacaCCCAtatagaaaaatacatatttttccccttacctgtagtgctatttatttatctaaattgttttggtgtgagttgcccagtgttggagatatcagccgccctctctcaaatataatggaactagatggcagaGTGCcacaaaaatacatctgaaaaacgcagcagcaatgtctctttccagaaatcatgacccggttactccaggtaatccacagaccttgttatgagcagttgATAAAGaacctattttctttctacttaaCTACAGCCATTAACTGTATCGCTGGCTGAGGGAAGTGTGCGTCTAATACTAGCTCGCTGAGGaacactgagctagctaacggcacggctcagctgaggaggataccgttaaccctttgaaacctattttgacattagttttcttgtgctgatttcagatgcatttcacacacataaaaatctttaaaacgtgagcaaattggtttgatttcttccaaagaCGTGGGAAAATGGCAATCAGCAAGTTGGCATGAAATGTTCCCTGAATGCAAAAactttgtaaaaggtgacaagaaaatttactaaaaaaaattgctaataacagagagagaaaatcattagaaaagtATAATAGAGTTGttgtaattatgtatttaaaataaggtTACAGGTAACTACAGgtatatatttatcattatttcaatgtattatttcatttttagtaGGTAGCTGTggttttttgttgctattttcaggtaattttcttgtaactttttactaatttctctgtaatttttgggtcatttcttgttaaattgcttattgctttttttctatgttATCAAACAAATCAAgtcgggttttaaagggttaatgtttagATCTCACATTGTCGGgagcacaagcctctcatccatgagtagatgcatccTATTGTAGAGACTCAATAGGGACAACAGTGGAGATTTGTTTATGTGGATCCCTACTCCAGACTTCAATAAGTTTAATAAGTAACTTgcctaaaaaatgtttcaccaaACAGTCTCTGCAGACTGAGACATTCCAAGTGGAAAAGCCTGAATGAGCACCATCACACATGAGCTGCTGGTCCAACTGTTTGCAGGACCAACCAGTAACTTTAACCAAGAGTGATGCTGAAAGATACTTAATTCGGTCTGGTTAGACACTGCCACAAAACCATTTGGCCTACCTGCCCGTGTAGCGGCcgaataactttatttaaatgctctAAGTATTCATTTAACCACAAAGGTGTGTTTTTAGAACTTCTGCCCTGCCCATACCTCATTAAAAACCATTgcaattattataatatatgtCCCTCTATAtacattattaatttatttgactGTAAATTCAAGCAGCTATTGAACTCACATGAATTTGAAAACCACAGTTCTTCTGAGCTGAGTAGTCTTTGATGTCAAAACATGTGGACAAGTTTATTTCACCGTCCACATCAGATGCCTGAAATGAACAATCAAGGAACAAGAGAGCTTAGGGCAGTATTTGTATCTGTAACATGAACCTGCATTCAGACATTCACTCG includes these proteins:
- the LOC121957160 gene encoding trichohyalin-like encodes the protein MMSKAPRWHETLVNCKTKKPAQKTAGKESAALTASSGSKQAGSIKTSATHGRSHSLNSRGSESTASSNKAGGSLKRGSLGHQGHQGTKPASRPSRPALRLCSSRSFSSLNTSSLTAAPFMRSSRSLSRLDQRATGDDSDHAVSSSQVKTGQTTENKALNSGQRSSSVEQIRDNKDQCHGDKAEKMKTSSSSEPPESSSSLVATTACHHHYDKVKKETKDGVYTLCAMTSGMKRNWVQAVLKNVRPSIPPDITNSLSEQKTQQKSQHPESTEGLETAERSNSFLQVHKTSKCAEETQKEQELKLQPVTERSRADGSSASSAISSYLLSSSVSPSTSSAPSLINPPQQVDEGEGVSGVQRTPLVATTQTGVTDASSYVEGAGSDSSASTTMPLNAGCFDEHSNTQSETEQSKTTSQNEEQQASINIIRECMKETEKPPCEQQTGQLVKELEQTQKELSRLQQLNKSLQEELQQERESHSWEAVHPQKDLLYDSSPQQSLAIQQLQKINKDLHLELEAQKRKQEEAREVELRRRVDLLAQQAQLLVTGDATALAQAHLEQDRRRFHEKQMEWEHSVALLKSQLSASEEERREAVSRFTELQQELQRYHSLQQEAERLHKHLQEVTTQLHANEEAQAQKEARLQKHLTLLQESQDRERRSLAASLAQAERHSQDLQERLDQAEKQVESLNKTQIWTRDIEEAQRQLQEELARTVSAVQTLQEEREQLNRRCQELQNQLFEADGEVSRLQSRLKTDETHYYNLEHSYERVSEELQLALGKVQQKETETEDMREGYERLLDRKEQELSEVLLKMEVLGNSLEETEVKLNSVLKSCTCASSQLKDEPAHQNERQSSDLLSVKNSKPKTPDQLSNSSNAAEHAGDDRERFITVIHTLETKLYATEEKLRDIMQRLEEHHSHISCQDPHLCSQLTRSRATAQHLSLLLHSQAKQSQRFAQETENRCRMLVGRFQVALNIIQACRERLQTTPIDITDFERQLATVAACLQQGEKDAEKQQYESHNASKGEDKILNDEALAGAESDISAKMKVINTSPSDVDMESVGSCLMREVFVVEKMVSVLRSQHGQLFLTPRENEGGLVHRYKNIISQRIALKMEKMTHSGRADSDNNGPLERAISRVCAEAELIYAALKFQQQYESVTQANDQDEEDKRKSLADINPPELAPYKEQVGQGRSSEGAAKPGEKEQSEALKVEAEKQPQWLERLISRLQRRAKFLRQLCQEISECNVEDNWENASAADLNWMQEQAKFIYLSDRLHSDLEQQQSEVLKDKLQALCEEQDITLKDEQEAFNQTLCQLQEDNSVLREELQHAEQKITSVETGNQRLLEDMRKIEDYHEERMKTLETEFQEKIRELQQIHEEEMKHLHGYYTKSPKEKQTKTCTEAPALPESTSSTPDQTAMERKPMVEDGAAAMREAYEKDLEKLEASCDQSLTAMEEMHRQQIGDLQQQHQTEVAALLKEKDKLLQEETAATMAAIVAMRRAHKQELEKTRQCQRMKESADITQLQIEYEKELQLMHKELEVLSLQHTQKCLENSQLSQELHDERQSLMQYQKENQELKKKQRETDEMSQPHFSLNGKQSHVPQVNDFYEMEVILRAREAEMQFLRQEARSLREELKIARMDKIYAQNKLKALYTNSQDEPHHNVNKLCEGVKFATWSPSRDASGQSLEDSVTNTSSAAFLKKTEKSSFTRQLRGVRSKSLKEGLSVEEKMKLFESF